ATTGCCGCGGTTTTTGCACCAGTGGAAGCCTTAGGGATAAAAAGAAGGCAAAAATTTGCCGTTATCGGCCTTTGTTTCTTAATCGTAGCGTGGAGCATATTTTGGGTCAAACCCGGCTTTGAAGTGACTTTTTTGGACGTTGGCCAGGGGGACTGCATTTTTATAAAAACAAAAGATGGGGGGACGGTCCTAATAGACGGAGGCGGGATGCCCGCGTACTATAAGGGCAGTTTTGACATCGGAGAAGATGTGGTTTTGCCGTATCTTTACGAGCAGGGTGTTCGAAAGCTGGATGTGGTGGTTTTCACCCATTTTGATTCCGACCACGCCGGAGGACTCTTATCAATAATTGAGGAAATGGATGTAAATGCGGTGGTAATCGGCCATCCGGATTATTCTGAGATTTACCGGAAGATGGTGGAGGTCGCGGCCAAAAAGAAAATACCGGTCCTTACGGTTTCAAGGGGTGATATCTTCCGTGTTGGGGAAGCGGTTTTTCACGTTTTAAACCCGAAAAAGCACGAGCTTTTTGAGGACGATAACGACAATTCGGTGGTGCTAAAAATGATCTATAGGGGATTCAGGTTTTTGTTTACCGGAGATCTCGGCTTTGAAGGGGAAAAGGATGTGATGGCCGAATGCGACGTAGAAGCAGATGTGCTTAAGATTGCCCACCACGGAAGTAACACTTCCACGTCACCAGAATTTTTAAATAAAGTAAACCCTGACTTTGCGGTGATCTCAGTGGGGAAAAATAACAGTTTTGGACATCCATCACCTAGAGTTATCGAACTTTTGGAAAAAAGTAAGATTAAAGTGTTTAGAACAGACATTCACGGAGCCATCAGCTTTAAAATAAGGGGAAATAACGTAAGGCTGTACACACAGAAAAAAATCAATTAATTTTCAAAAGACAAAAGACACTTTTAAACCATGGATAAGGATGTTAAAATATATTGCGAAATTATTTTTTGAAAAGAGGATACGAAAATGGGAGAACTTTATTTGTTTTACGGCCAGGAGAAGCTCCTTATAAGGGAAGCTATCGAGAAGATAAAAAGCAAATATGTTCCCGAGGCGTATGAGGTGGTAGACTTTCAGGCGCTTGATGGGGAGGATGTAACTTACGACGAGATAGTGAATGTTTGCAGGGTTATGCCGATGTTGGCTGAAAAAAGGGTTGTGGTGATTTACAATGCCGTATTTCTCGAAGAAGGCAAAAAAAAGGCCGAAAAAAGCGGGAGCGGAGAGGCGCGGTTTATTGAATTTTTGGAAAACATCCCACCGTATTTATGCCTTATTTTTTCGGCAGAAAAAGTAGACAAGCGCAAAAAAATTTACAAAGCCATACAGCAAAAGGGCGCCGCAAAGGAGTTTTCTCCTTTAAGCTTCAAAGACAAAGTTCGCTGGATACAGGCCCGTTCGGCAAAATACGGTAAACCCATGGATCAATCGGCGGCTGTTTATATGGCGCAGTTTACCGCCGATCTCTACCACGCGGACGGAGAAATAAAAAAGGCGGTAGCGTATGTTACTGACAAGGATGAAATCGAAAAAAGGGACCTGGATGCTATAATGTCCAAGTCAACAGAAGCAAACATCTTCGAGCTCATCGACTACCTGGCCGAGGGAAAAGTTCCCGCTGCCGTTAAAATTTTAAATGAGCTTATCTATTCCGGCGAAAAGGTTTTGGTGATCCTCTTCATGGTATCCAGACATTTCATGAACCTGCTGGCGGTTAAGGCTAACGAGGGTCTTGCTTTTCAGGAACTCCGGAACGCTCTCAACATGCATCCTTTTGCATTGAAAAAAATGGTACTACAAGCGAAAAATTTTACAACAGAACAAATAATAAATATTCTGGCTCTTTGCCAGCAGCTTGATATTGATTTGAAAAAGGGCCGCATAGAAGAAAAAAAAGGGCTTGAAATGCTGCTAACTAAAATAGGTGAAATGAGAAAAGGTCACCCTCGGAATGGAAGAGTTGAGGGTGACCTGTAGGATTTAGTACCTCGGAGGCTCTTATTTTTTTGCCGGTGCAACGTAATTGGCCGTGTGTTGGCCGAACTCCTGGTTATAAGCGGATGCCCTATACTGTTCCTGGTTTGCCTTGGCCGGCGCAACTGCCTGAGCGGTATGCTGCCCGAATTCCTGGTTGTAAGCTTGATTCCTGTACTGATTATAGTTCGACCTGACCGGTGTCATCGCCTGAGTGGTATGCTGCCCGTATTCCTGGTTGTAAGCCTGATTCCTGTACTGATTGTAGTTCGATCTGGCCGGTGCTACCGCCTGTGCAGTATGCTGGCCGAATTCCCGGTTGTAGGCCTGGGCCCTGTACTGCTGGTAATTGGCTCCGGCCGGGGTTACCGTTTGAGCCGTATGCTGGGCGGCGGTCATGGTCTGCTGGTTCGTTTGAGTCATCTGGCTGGCGACTTCACGGGTCAACGAAGACAGTTGCTGCAACTGTCTGGTGACATCGTTGCACATCTTATGCATTGTATTGAGCTGCTCGGTAGCCCTCTGTTCAGCCTGCTGAAGCTGCTGTAACCTCTGGGCTGTATTGGATTCCGCGGCAATCAACTGTGCCAGCTGGTTGGAGTTATTGCTTTCCGCCCGCTGCAAATTGTTGACCATCTGAGCTAAGGTGTTGAGGTTCTGCTGGAATTGCTGAAGCTGCTGTTCAAGCTGTAGGATTCTACCGTCCACGGCACCCACCTCCAAGGCTAAATTTAAAATCCTACATTTTTATGTTCCCACGAATATTTAAGATTACCCTGGAAATAAAAAACGCGTAAGGCTACAGCTTACGCGTGG
The DNA window shown above is from Thermosediminibacter oceani DSM 16646 and carries:
- the holA gene encoding DNA polymerase III subunit delta is translated as MGELYLFYGQEKLLIREAIEKIKSKYVPEAYEVVDFQALDGEDVTYDEIVNVCRVMPMLAEKRVVVIYNAVFLEEGKKKAEKSGSGEARFIEFLENIPPYLCLIFSAEKVDKRKKIYKAIQQKGAAKEFSPLSFKDKVRWIQARSAKYGKPMDQSAAVYMAQFTADLYHADGEIKKAVAYVTDKDEIEKRDLDAIMSKSTEANIFELIDYLAEGKVPAAVKILNELIYSGEKVLVILFMVSRHFMNLLAVKANEGLAFQELRNALNMHPFALKKMVLQAKNFTTEQIINILALCQQLDIDLKKGRIEEKKGLEMLLTKIGEMRKGHPRNGRVEGDL